Genomic DNA from Oncorhynchus tshawytscha isolate Ot180627B linkage group LG04, Otsh_v2.0, whole genome shotgun sequence:
GTCCCTCATAGCCATCAGGGAGGGCATTCACTTCAGGGTTGTGGAACAGGCTCTTGTTGCCATCTCCCCAAGGGAAACGCTGGTGAGAGAAGAATCAAGTTAACATGTTGACAAAGTAAATTAACAGGGGGCAGATTCAAATGTAAATACTCAAGGCAAAATTAGACAATGCTAAAAAGTATAGAATCAAAGAAATGTGTTTTACAACAATAACTACTTAGGATCTTGCCATAATTTATCACACCTTGCTGCGAATGCGAAGATGGCTGTAAGGGACAAACTCTGGCTCCACATGGTGCGCAGCATGGTGCTGCATTTTCAGGTACATGTTCAACATGCACACTGCAACTCCCGGAAGGGCAACCACAAAGGAGAGGATCTTCCATGTTCTGGCTGgagaagaaaacaaaaatatacattgTTTGACAAGTAACAAAGGCTTCATTTACACTTAAGCCAGTTATAGTACATTTAACCTTTATGTTCTGTTTAAATACATGTGACAGACATGTTGAAAACAGCTAATTTGGGGTCACTGGAATACTAAATCTGTAACTTGACTTTCCTTTGAATGTGTGCTCCGCTGAGATCCGAAGTATCTCTGCACATGTCAATGTCAAAGGCAACAGGTGCAGGCTGTGTACTGGTGAGTTTTCATTTCCAAAGAGCCTCTAAATTGGCTAATCCAATCACATACTTTTTTACAAATATAAACCATGATCAACCATGATCATgcatgttctgcccctgaacaaagcagttaacccactattcctaggcagtcattgcaaataagaatgtgttcttaactgacttgcctagttaaataaaaggtttagTAGAGTATTTAACCACATTTGAACTACTGCACACAGTTGAGTGCCACAGCACTTAATCTTTTAGATTTAACATTTTGCTGACCTGGGAGAACAGATGAAGAATTAAGCAAGTTACTGTTGGTAAAGAGGTTattggatgaataaggtgtcATGCTAGGTTGACAAAGTCCTGCAGTACTGGCAGCACTCCAGGTACAGGTTTCCTACCCCCTATGGTCATGGAGGGCAAACAGGAGAGCTACCCCTGAAGGCCTCAGTTATGGTCGAAATGAGTAAACGCCTTTAACTCACTAACTGATCTCCATGACATTGACATTGTTAATCACAATTGTGAAACCGATTTAATAATTGGTTTCTTCATTGCCTTCACATACTgcgctaacgttggctagctacatCTGAGATGGGACATTCAAAACACAACCTAGACAGATGTTTGGTAGGTTTGACAACGAGTCCCGTGTAGCTAGGTATGTGGTCGATTTCTTTAacctagctagttaacgttatcGAATACAGCAGCTGTATGCTGCCTcgcgctaacgttagctagctaaggtcACGGAGGTAACCACGTCCTCCAAGAATATGCTATGGTTTTGTCATTCGTAAATCGTGACCTTTGAGCAATATTTGTGTGGCATTACCGGTTTGCTCTGCATGACCATGGGCCGCTGTGGCAGAGAGTTGACGAGTCTGGATCAATGAGGACCGCAGGAGCGTTTGAGAAATTCGTCCGAAAACCGCCATCTTCACTGTCTTTCTGACTCGATCAGCAGATGAACGGAAGTGATGTAGGGAAAACGTGCTCTGCTTAAATCAACAACCAGACCACCTAGAACCGTCATCTGAAAAGAGAGgtaaaacacaatacaatacgaGTGAAATAATTTTCTTTCCAAAAAATGTCAATGAAGTATGCAAAAATGAAGCTTTTTTTGTatt
This window encodes:
- the LOC112248396 gene encoding cytochrome c oxidase subunit 6A, mitochondrial, coding for MAVFGRISQTLLRSSLIQTRQLSATAAHGHAEQTARTWKILSFVVALPGVAVCMLNMYLKMQHHAAHHVEPEFVPYSHLRIRSKRFPWGDGNKSLFHNPEVNALPDGYEGRDE